GTTGGTTGAGGTGACGACGTGCCCGGTCTGCGGCGTATAGCCGGTGAACGGGTTATACGGCGCGGCACTGCCATACGCGCCCTGAATATCATTGCGGAAGCGGTGATATTCCGCTCCCAGCACGGCGGTGTGATTCACGTCGCCTGTGGCGAAGTCGGCCTGTAAACGGTTATCGGTGGACCACGCGTTCAGCGACTCCTCATACCCGACATAGCCGCGCGTCAGCTCATTCGTATTGCCAATCCAGCCATTCTGATACACCTGATCCAGCGAGGCGTTGCTGTGGGTGTAACTGCCGCTGGAGTGTACCGACCAGATATCGTTAAAGCGGTGATCAAACTCCGCGCTGTAAATCTGCTCGCGGCGACGGTAACCGTCACCCGGATCGCCTTCGTTATAGTTCGGGCTGACTTTTCGGCCATTGTGGGAATAGAGCGAGCCTTCGGCAGGCGAGGAACCATGATAGCCGCCGGACGGATCTTTTTGCAGATACGCGCGCAGCAGCAGGCTGGTGTCACTGTCCGGCTGCCAGAGCAGAGAAGGCGAAATGGCGTAGCGCTCCTCACGCGTATTGTCGTACTGCGTGTCGGTGTTGCGGGTGATGCCCGTCAGGCGATAGGCCCACTGGTCGTTAATCGCGTCGGTGTAATCAAACGCCGCGCTTTTCGTATTCTGCGTGCCGGCTGAGAGGCGAAAGTGCCCTTCGGAATTGAACTGCGGACGCTTAGAGGTCAGGTTCACCAGCCCGCCCGGTATGGTCTGGCCGTAAAGCGCGGAAGAGGGGCCTTTGATAATATCCACGCGCTCGATGAACCACGGATCGGTCTGCAACACATTGTGACTGCCGCCGTCGCTCATAAGGCGCATGCCGTCGAGGAAAATATTATCCACGTCGCCGCCGTGAAAACCGCGCAGCGCCAGCGCGTCAAAGCGCGTCGCGCCGCCGCCGACGTTGGAGAACACACCCGGCGTATAGTTAAGCGCCTGCGTAAATGTGCTTGCGCCCTGATCTTCCATCTGCTGACGCGTGACGACGGAAACCGACTGCGCGGTGGTGATAAGCGGCTGATCGGTTTTTGTCGCACCTGTGCTGGTTTTCACCGTGTAGCCTTCGGTAGGCGAGGCGGCCGTTTGCGCGGGGGCGGCGCTAACGGTGATGGTCTCTTCGGCGAGCGAGACGTGCGGTGCCGCCAGCGCCAGCGCGCACAGCACGGCGGAGCGTTTCAGGGTTAAAGCGATTGTCATTGTTGTCTTCTCTGGTTGCCATCTGCTCCCTGCGTGACAGGGGCGTAACGATATCTAATAAAGAATGCGAATTATTATCGTTATCAACGCGCGGGGCAACTAACAGAATTGGCGGGGAAAATATATCGGGCGCAGGAAAGCAAAAAAAACTGCCCTCCGCAGAGGGCAGTGGTGTAGCGCGTGTGAATTACTGTGCCGGAGCGGGTTGCGCAGCGGCGTTATCCTGCGCGTTGCTGTTCGGCGCGGCCGGTGCGTTTTCAGCAGGCGCGCTATTGCTCGCGGGCGCAGCGGCGTCGGTTTTCGCCGGGGCTGGCGTTTGCGTTGTTGCCGGCGCAGACGTTTCTGTTTTCGCTGGCGCTGACGTTTCCGCTTTTGCGGGCGCAGAGGACTGCGCCGGTTTACTCAGCATTTTGCCTTCCTGCTTCGGCTGCGGCGCGTGGTCGCTGCCCGGACGGGTCTGCGGCACATCGTCACACGGTTTTTCGGTGCCGCACAGCAGGTCGAGCATTTTCAGCGTCACGCCGTTGGTCCAGCCAAAGCCGTCCTGAAGCGGGTATTCACCACCGCCACCGCCCGTACCGGTCGAAGAAACGTCATATTTCTCCACCAGTTTCTGCTCGCGGTTGTAGGTGTGCTGAACGTTGGTCAGGAATCGCCAGGTCACGTCCATCGCCAGATCTTTCTGCCCGTAATTCATCAGACCTTCGGTCGCCACCCACTGCAGTGGTGCCCAGCCGT
This sequence is a window from Cronobacter sakazakii. Protein-coding genes within it:
- a CDS encoding TonB-dependent siderophore receptor — protein: MTIALTLKRSAVLCALALAAPHVSLAEETITVSAAPAQTAASPTEGYTVKTSTGATKTDQPLITTAQSVSVVTRQQMEDQGASTFTQALNYTPGVFSNVGGGATRFDALALRGFHGGDVDNIFLDGMRLMSDGGSHNVLQTDPWFIERVDIIKGPSSALYGQTIPGGLVNLTSKRPQFNSEGHFRLSAGTQNTKSAAFDYTDAINDQWAYRLTGITRNTDTQYDNTREERYAISPSLLWQPDSDTSLLLRAYLQKDPSGGYHGSSPAEGSLYSHNGRKVSPNYNEGDPGDGYRRREQIYSAEFDHRFNDIWSVHSSGSYTHSNASLDQVYQNGWIGNTNELTRGYVGYEESLNAWSTDNRLQADFATGDVNHTAVLGAEYHRFRNDIQGAYGSAAPYNPFTGYTPQTGHVVTSTNHYNRRYYQSGVYLQDEMTWNRWHATLSGRYDRIVAKQVSDTAGTTIRRSDDHVGGRASLLYAFENGLSPYISYSQAITPSILYDARGDMLKPSTSEQYEGGLKYQPPGTSDMYTIAIYDLKQKDVSQRDENIATSSYQAVGNVKSQGVEIEARNQLTPRLSTIAGYTWNRVKFEDSLGGKDGNTPLLTPDQMASFWAHYQFDYGISAGAGVRYIGKQWADDQNTRRVPSVTLMDAMVKADLGAWNSALKGAFVQVTANNLTDREYISGCYTTNCYWGAERSVTATVGYDF